The following are from one region of the Anomaloglossus baeobatrachus isolate aAnoBae1 chromosome 1, aAnoBae1.hap1, whole genome shotgun sequence genome:
- the MORN3 gene encoding MORN repeat-containing protein 3 isoform X2, which yields MPFIKYPKNVEPPWKDWDRKAQKSGQRHTVYSVNGDQYTGEWLNNQKHGKGTYVWKSNNSVYEGEWKCGKRSGFGTYSVQDPNTGEYVKVYSGCWKNDKKHGYGSHFFTNKEYYEGDWKAGQRSGWGRMYFANGDIYEGEWSEDKYGGQGMLRLANENRYEGSWKGGMKHGPGKFYYLNKGQMYEGIWDEDIPKCGTMVDSGRAEAPYPTKYPIPEVKVADLEGVLETAQTFLEKEK from the exons ATGCCTTTTATAAAATACCCCAAGAACGTTGAACCACCATGGAAAGACTGGGACCGAAAAGCACAGAAGTCCGGCCAGAGGCATACAGTTTACAGTGTAAATGGAGATCAATATACAGGAGAGTGGCTAAATAACCAAAAACATG GCAAAGGAACTTATGTATGGAAAAGCAACAATTCTGTTTACGAAGGAGAATGGAAATGTGGAAAAAGAAGTGGCTTTGGGACATACAGCGTGCAAGACCCCAACACTGGAGAATATGTAAAGGTGTATTCTGGATGCTGGAAGAATGACAAAAAACAC ggTTACGGGTCTCATTTCTTCACAAATAAAGAATATTATGAAGGCGACTGGAAAGCTGGACAACGAAGTGGCTGGGGCAGAATGTACTTTGCTAATGGAGATATTTATGAAGGAGAATGGAGTGAGGATAAATACGGTGGCCAAGGGATGTTACGTTTAG CAAATGAAAATCGCTACGAAGGTTCCTGGAAAGGAGGAATGAAACACGGCCCTGGAAAGTTTTATTACCTTAACAAAGGCCAAATGTATGAAGGAATATGGGATGAAGATATTCCAAAATGTGGGACTATGGTGGACTCCGGGCGTGCAGAAGCACCGTATCCAACAAAATATCCAATTCCAGAG